Genomic segment of Peribacillus frigoritolerans:
ATATAGGCAGGGGCATGAGTGAAGACGCGATTGATTTGGCGAGAATCATGGAGGATCGTGAATTGATTATGTATGGACTCGTAAATCTGAAAGAACAGATTAAGTTGGACGATAACCTTTCCGGGGAAGAAAAGGAAACGCAAATTAAAGAAGTCGATACGGAGCTATCCCAATATGAAAATGAACTAAAGGAATTGAAAAAGCAATTGGAGGAACAGCAAGATGAGAACCAGCCTTCAACAGAGTCTACTTTAGAGGACAAAGGCGAAACGGAAGCAAAGCCTGCTGTAAAAGAAGAAGCGGAAAACGAACCTGCTTCTGGTGAGAAAGAGGAAAGTAAGGATTCCTCCAATAAATCATCTGAAGAAAAAGAGAAAAGCAAAGAGTGAGCAATGGGCCTTTTGCGGAGGTGAGATTTAATGAGTTTATTATGGATTTATTCTAAGGGAAACTACCAATCCTATACGATCAAGGATAATCATAACGGTCCAATTACGATTGGGCCATCAAAGCAGGATACGATCACCATATATTCCATTACCTTTGAACATGGTCCTATCAAGCTGAATAAACCTGAAGGACTTGATGGATATGAGGTGTTTAGAGAGGACATGAAGCTTGGTGATATAAAGCCATTCCAGAGCTTCACCTTTCATGAAGGAGAAGAAAAGGTCGAGATTTATTATACGGCTGGGGAATTGGAAGAAAGCCTCTATTATATAGGCAACTTGAAAGAAATCACTTTATCGGCCAAGGCGGGAGCGACTATCCGTAAAGAAGGGCCCGTTTCCGGCAATGGGGTTTCCTTTGTGCTCCATAAAGGGCAGTGGCTACTCATGCCAAAGGAAAACTGCGGGATATTCCTGAATGGTGAAAGAGTAACGAAAGCTGTTCCCATTCAAAATGGTGATCTGATTTGCTGGCCGAATATGGTGCTGAGGTTGATTGAAGGCGACTTATTGATGATTCATAGTGCCGAGAGCTATGAAACATCTTTAGCTAAAATGAAGAAGCCAATCTCTGAAATGAAAAAAAACTATCCACAATTTCGCCGGACACCAAGGATGATCTACGAATTGCCGGATGAGAAAGTGACGATATCTTTTCCGAGCCAAGAATCGGAAGATAATAATAGAGGGTTATGGCTGATCCTTATGCCGCCTTTAATGATGCTAATCGTCATGGGGGTCATCACGGTCATTCAGCCTCGGGGCATTTTCATCATCATATCGATTGTTATGTTCACAACGACTTTAGTTACCTCGACGGTACAATACTTTAAAGACAAAAAGAAGCAAAAACTCAGAGAAGAAAAACGTCAACGTGTATATACAAGGTATTTAGAGCAGAAGAGGGAAGAACTGCAAGAGCTGTCTGAAAAACAAAAGAATGTGCTGTTCTATCATTACCCTTCCTTTGAAAGGATGAAGCTGCTGACTGACAGCATTAGCGACCGTATATGGGAGCGAACTTTGGAAAGTGAAGATGCTCTGCATTTTAAAATCGGAACGGCGACCATACCATCAAGTTATCAGGTGTCGGTAAATAGCAGTGATATGTCCAATCGGGATATAGATGATTTACTTGAGCAGTCGCAGGAACTTGTGGATGTATACAAAAACCTGGATGATCTTCCGTTATCGATCGATTTATCAAGCGGATCGATGGGCCTGGTCGGAAAGGAATCGATTGTTAAACGGGAGCTGCAGCAACTGATTGGGCAACTGGCCTTTTTTCATAGTTATCATGATGTTCGCTTTGTGGCCATTTTTCCGGAAAAGGATTATCAGGAATGGGAATGGATGAAATGGCTCCCTCATTTTCAATTGCCGCATGCCTATGCAAAAGGCTTTATATATAATGAGCAGTCACGTGACCAGCTGCTGACCTCGATTTATCAGCTATTGAGGGAAAGAGATTTGGATGAGAACAAAGGGAAGGTGAGATTCACTCCCCACTTTGTCTTTATTGTCACGGATCGTAATTTAATTGCGGAGCATGTCATATTGGAATATTTAGAAGGTAAAACAGACGATTTAGGCATCTCGACGATTTTTGCAGCGGATGCAAAAGAGAGTTTGACGGAAAATGTCCATACACTAGTGAAGTATATCAATGATTTTGAGGGTGAGATTCTCATCCAGCAAACGAAGGCCGTTCATACTCCATTTACACTTGATGCACATTCAAAAGAAGGGAATGAGCGTTTTGCACGTACGCTGCGTTCACTTGATCATCAAAAAGGCATGAACAATTCCATACCAGAAACGGTATCATTCCTGGAATTATTGAAAGCTCGTGAAGTGGAAGATCTGCCTATCGGCCAAAACTGGCGGACCAATCAGTCTTCCAAATCCTTGGCTGTTCCCATTGGATTGAAAGGGAAAACGGATAGGGTTGAATTGAATTTGCATGAAAAGGCGCATGGCCCCCATGGTTTGGTTGCTGGAACGACAGGATCGGGAAAAAGTGAATTACTGCAAACCTACATCCTTTCATTAGCCGTTCATTATCATCCACATGAAGTTGCCTTTTTGCTCATTGATTATAAAGGCGGGGGAATGGCACAGCCATTCAGGCAGATTCCGCATCTGCTGGGAGTCATTACGAATATTGAGGGGAGCAAGAACTTCAGTGCAAGGGCACTAGCCTCCATCAATAGCGAATTGAAGAAACGCCAGCGCATGTTTGATCGATACGAAGTCAATCATATCAACGATTACACGGATTTATACAAAGAAGGCAAAGCGGATGAACCGTTACCGCATTTATTTTTGATATCAGATGAGTTTGCGGAACTTAAAAACGAAGAACCTGATTTTATCCGCGAATTAGTGAGTACGGCGCGAATTGGACGGAGCTTGGGAGTTCATTTAATTCTTGCTACACAAAAGCCGGGCGGTGTTATTGATAACCAGATTTGGAGCAATGCCCGCTTTAAAATTTCCTTGAAAGTGCAAGATGCCAATGATAGTAAGGAAATTCTTAAAAATAGCGATGCGGCAAATATTACTGTCACCGGACGGGGATATTTGCAGGTAGGAAATAACGAGGTTTATGAATTGTTCCAGTCTGCGTGGAGCGGTGCACCATATTTAGAGGATACGGTTGGATCTGAGGATGAAGTGGCACTAGTCACGGACCTTGGACTTGTTCAAATCTCAAATGTAACGGAACAAACCACTAATAAGAGGAAAGAAAAGATTAGTGAAATTGAAGCCGTGGCGGACCGAATTGTGGCGACACAGGAAGAAATGGAGATTAAGAAGTTGGCAAGCCCATGGCTGCCTCCTCTTTCAGATCGCTTATCGAGAAATGCTGAAAGAAGCCTGACGATGAATCAAATCCACCTGGGAATGAAGGATGAGCCCGAATTGCAGAGCCAGACAAATTATGTCTATAACTGGATTGAAGATGGGAATGTTGGTGTTTTTGGTTCTTCCGGGTACGGCAAGTCAACCACCGTATTGACACTTCTCTTTAGTTTTGCAGATCAATTCAGTCCTGAAGAATTGCATTATTATATTTTCGATTTCGGGAATAGCGCTTTACTGCCAATGCGCCAGCTGCCTCATACTGGGGAATACTTTAGGTTCGATGAGCTAAGGAAAATCGAAAAATTCATGTTATTCATGAAGGCGGAAATGGAAAGGCGTAAGCAGCTTTTTTCAGAAAAGGAGCTTAGTAACATAAAGCTTTATAATGCATTAGTGGAAGATAAATTGCCGATTATTTATATCGTGGTAGACAATTTTGACTTAGTGAAAGATGAGATGCAGGACCAGGAAGCGCAATTCGTTCAGTTTGCACGTGATGGACAATCACTTGGAATATTCATGATTTTAACGGCAACGAGAATCAATGCGATTCGCCAGCCGTTAATGAATAGTCTTAAGACGAAGGTCGTCCATTACTTAATGGACAGTTCGGAACAATATTCGGTTTTGGGAAGAACCCCTTATGAAAATGAACCTGTTCCGGGAAGGGCGTTAGTGAAGAAGGACCAAACCTATCTCACGCAGGTTTATCTTCCAGCCGATGGAGCGGATGATATAGCCGTTTTGGAAGAAATGAAACAGGCCGTGGCAGATCATAAGGTCAAATATAAGGAAATGGCCAAGCCGCCGGCGATTCGGATGTTACCGGCACGTCTTGATTCCAGCAGCTTCAAGAGTTACTTCTCACAAGCCATTAAGAAGGATTCCATTCCAATCGGTCTTTCAGAGGAAAGCGTTACGCCTGTTTTGTTGGAGTTGAATTCCAATCCATTCCTGCTTGTCGTAGGACAGTCACGTAAAGGGAAAACGAATGTCCTTAAAGTGCTGCTGGAATCGTTGCTTACACAGACAATAGGGGAAATTGGTTTATTTGACGGAGTGGATCGTGGCCTATCTTCTTATGCCTTAGAGGAAAAGGTGCGCTATTTGGAGACAAAAGATCAGATAACCGAATGGCTCGATCATATCACTGGAATATTTGAAGAACGTGAACGAAGTTATCTAGCGGCATTGGAAATGAAACCGATGAAGCAACTGGAATTCCCAACGATCATGTTTGTCATAGATAGCATCTCAAGGCTCCAACAAACGATCGACGGCAGGATTCAGGATAGGATCAGCGGTTTGATGAAACAATACAGCCATCTTGGGTTTAGTCTGATTGTCGCTGGAAATGCCAACGACTTCACCAAGGGATATGATTCGTTGACAACCGAATTGAAACAAGTCAGACAAGCTGTTTTGCTTATTAAAAAATCGGACCAAAGCTTGTATACCCTCTCTTATTCAAGAAAAGAAGAAGAAATACAGCCGGGTTACGGATACTTTGTGTTGAATGGCCAGGAGAGTAAAATCCAAATTCCACTAAGTGAAGAAAGAAGGAGAGTGCAAGAGAGTGTCTGAAAAAATAAAACCGATGCTGTTAATCGGTAAAATACTGGTGATCTTAGCGCTGCCAATCCTGTTTTTTTCTTATATTGGTCAAAATCCAATGAAAAAGACAGAAACGGCTTCTCGTGAAATCGCCATTGTTAATGAAGATAATGGCACTGAATTTAACAATAATCCCATTTATATGGGCTCAGAGCTTGTTACTACACTGGACAAGGATTCTGAATATGAGTGGTTTGTGGTAAATAGGAGTACGGCGGAAAGTGGACTTGCAAATGAAAAGTATGATGCAGTCATATATTTTCCATCCGATTTCTCAGAGAATATTTATACATTCGATGATGAACAGCCTATCAAGGCGGGGATTAAGTACAAGGTACAACCTAGTTTGAATGCAGAGAACATGGAAAAGGTACAAAAGGAATTAGAGAAGACAAAGAGCAAAATGAATAAGCATATTTCAACACAGTATTGGAGCTATGTTTCCCAATCAGTCGAGGACATCCGTAAGAAGTTCGATAATGTCCTTGCTAAAGAAATCGCTTTTCAAAACACGATGTATGAGTTTTATACTCCAAGCTCGGAAAGCCTTGCCGGCGAAATCAAGCAGCATAAGGACATGCTTGAAGGAGTTTTTGCCGAGACGAAGGATGCTGGCAAAACAAGTAATGAAACAATGGATGAAATAGGGAACACGAAGACTCAAATGGCTTCCTTTGTGAAAGATGTAGTTTCTTTTGAGGAATATCAAAAAGCTCAAAGTATCCTTTTTGAGAAAACCTCTGCCCAAAATCAGCAGCTTGTCAAGGAGAGTGTACAATCATATGACAAGGTGCTGAATGAGGGCAACCAAACAATACCTGAGATTCAGCAAGGGATGAATACGAAATACAGTCTTAATGATCAAGGCATTAGTGAGAATGTTGGAATCATGCAGCAGAAGCTCGATTCCAGCAGTAATGAATTGGAACAATTTTCAACAAGCATGAAGGATAAACAAGTAGAACAAATTACGAAAATCACTCAAGATCAACAAAGCTCGATTGAACAATTGAAACAATCGGAAGAGGCTGGTCTTGATAACCTTCAGTCTACCTTGCTTGCGCAAAGAGGGAATCTTGCAAGCAGCTCTGGTGATGGGGAGGTTATTGGTGAAGGAACGAAGCCTATGGAAGATATTGAAACGGAAACGGGAAAAGGTGAATCGGTTGCCGCACCTGAAAAGAAGGATCCGATTGATGAACTGTCACTGCAGGTATTGCTGGATCAAATCACTGGGATTAACACGGCACTTGAAAGTTTGGTGCCGGCAGAAGGAAGTGAAGGAGCTGCTGAACAAATCAACATCCTTACAGCGGAACTCCAAGCGGAAATCAATAATCTCAGCGGAACGGTAAACGGCAGAACGGGAAATTATAACCAAGTGATCACGGAGTTTAATACACTGGTAGATTCATATAATGATCTGCTGACGCAGTTTACGCAATTACAAGCTGATTATAATGAACTCGGCACGAATTATAAGGATTTAGGTGACCAATGGAAAAAGTCACAGGAAGATATTCAAAAATTACAGGATATCCAAAGCATGACAATCGACGAGGCCATTGCAGAAATCAAGACTCTCGAACAATCACTTCTTGAAAAGGTGGGGGGAGAAAGGCGAGCGGTGCTGGTGAAGGCCTTTGAAAATCCTATCACGAATCGGGATTCAACTACCCTCCTTGCCTATTACGGTTCACTCTCATCTTATGGTGAATTGGCTGAAAGAGTCACGGAAGCAAATGTAGATAAGGTATTTGCAGCCAATATAAAAGAATTGGAAAACTTGAAAAATGGGGTTTCCGGAAACGTAGATGAAGAAGCGAAACTCGTTAAAGCCAGTTTAGCAGGAGTCAATGAGAACTTCGGAATGTTCTCAGATTCCATTATTGGTTATATGAAAGAATATGATGCTAACGTTGAAACGGGGCAGAAAGCTACTTTAGCTGAATTAGCGGCAATTACCGGCAAGGCCCAAGAAGTGTCTGCCAATTTGTCAGATCATATGGAAGTTCCTGAAATGGAGGCCGAACAGCCAGTTAACCTTGATGGAGAAATGTTTGTATCACTTCAAGACAATACGGCAACAACTGTCGGCTTCATTTCCGAGCTTGTCAATTCTGTAGCGGAACGGCAGGACACTGTCACGAAGGATACAGCAGACCTGCAAGCGAAAGTGGGGTCAGTACAGGAAAGGGCCGATCAGCTTAATGATAATTGGTCCCAAAATGTAGACTCGACCGTAAAAATAAAGACGGACGTCTATAGTGTCTTGAATAACACTCTAGTCGATGATCAGGAGAACGGATATGTGTACGAATATTTAGCAAATCCCGTACAAATCAGCGGGGAAGTCCTGCATCAGGAAAAGGTTAATATCCCGCCGATCGTCATGTTGGTGATCATACTCATATCTGGGTTATTGATCGGTTTCTTCCTGCATCATTATGAAACCATTCCAATGATGGTCCATGCGGCCTTGTTTGCCTTATTGAATCTGATCGTAGGTTTAATCATCAGCATGTATGGTTTGAAGATCTATCCACTGGGAGATATGCAGGAGATTAAATGGACCGTTTTCACCGTCCTGCTTTTATTCTTCTGTTCAGCGTTTACCCGGCTTGCCTTCTCGATTGGGCCGTTTGTCGGTGCTATCCTGGTGATTGGTTTGATCAGTTTCTTTACCATTCCATTATTGGATTTAATCATGCCTAATTTCAATGTAGACCACCCGGTTGCAGATGTATATATGTCCATTCAATTCGGAAATCAGTCGGCATTCATTCCGGCTAGTATCATCTTGATTGTGCTGACGCTTATTGCAACGATCATTCCATATATAGTGAAGCGTCTTACAGAAAGAAGAGCAATGGCCCATGAAGTGGAATAAATACGTAATGCCTGTCTTGCTCATCCTGTTTTTTAGCCATGCACCTCATGGCGGGGCGGAAGATGAACCCATGGTGGAGCCCAATGAATATCAAGAAAACGATATTGATATTCAAACTGAGTATTTCCATGAAGAAGGATTGTTGGATCAGAAGCGGAAACTGCCTGAAGAACAAAAGGACCTCACTTTTGAAAGAGGGAAATATGATGTCATTGACTCGGTGGAGGACTCATTGTTTCTGTCTCCGGTAACGGGGAATCAAAATAATACCATCGCTTCAAAAGCGGATCAGCTTGGATTATTCTCGGAGGTCGACGTTCGAACGAGAAGCAAAGAAGAAACAGAGCCTTCCCTTAATTTTGACCTGACGATATTGCTTGGCATCGTTTTGGCACTTTTGGTCGTTTGTTTGTTTTTTATCCTTATCCCGAAAATGGGGAAACTGAATGGAGAGGTTAAACGAAAATGAAAAAAGCCCGATTCCTGGCATAAGTCAGGAATCGGGCTTTTTTGCTACATATCCATAACGGTTTTAATAAGCCCTAAAAGAAGGGCGGCTGCGAAGATCAAAATGAAGAATTTTTTATACATGATCAGTACCTCTTATATCTTATGAGTGGATTGCATTCATTTTAGCATAAACAGAAAAAGAATATACAGATCAGAGGGGCGTGACTTGCCCTAAAGACCGGAGAGGGAAATTATGAAAAGGTGGATAATTGGAGTTTGCCTGCCGTTTTTTTATGGCTTGTACAATTTGGACGTTGATTTCCGCTCAAGAAACTCGCTTTCCGCGGGCGGTCCGGGAGCCTCCTCGGCTTGCGCCTGCGGGTCCCTCAGGAGTCTCGTACCTTCCTCTTGTTATAACATATAGAAACCATATACCTGAGGACTGGCGACCATATGTGTCAGAAGCACATCATCTGCGTAAACATCAAGATGTAAAACCTAAATATCCAAAACGCAAAGAAACGATTAAGCATGTATTCGCTGATGAAAATGAAAGCATGGTATTCGTTGGAATACTATTAGGGGACTTAAAATATTGTCGATACAGACGCTGCTTATTTTCGCTTTCAATATGACAAGGACCAAAAATGGCTTAACATAGTCGATCGTAGAGCCCAATTCTCTTAACTGCCAAAATTGGAATTTCAAAAGGGGTTCGGAATTTTTTAATTCCGAACCCCTTTTGTCTGTAAACTGCGATGCGCCGATTTATCGGCACATCCTATCGGTTAATTGAACAAGTCAGGATAAACAGTCTTTGCTGCGAGTTCAACAGCGTGACATGACATTTTCGTTCAACAAATGGACGTCATCGTTGGTTCATATTCACTTAGCAACAGTTTAACATTCCTATTTCATTAAGTAGCATTAATATTTTTAATACAAATTCGTTTATGGTTTACCGATTATCTAGTAAACTTACAATGTAAGGTTTAATTGGAGCTTAATGTAAATAAGTGATATAGAGAAGGTATGAAATAGATGTGAATCCCGGGAGGTAGAGAATGATTTATAAGCAGGTCAATCAAAAACTGGAAATGGTTCTAAGGAATATCGAAAAGGTGATTATTGGAAAACGGGATATAGCGGAACTAAGCATCGTGGCACTCCTTTCTGGCGGACATGTCTTATTGGAGGATGTTCCGGGCGTCGGAAAGACAGTCATGGTAAGGGCACTGGCAAAATCAATAGGTGCAAGCTTTAAGCGAATTCAATTTACACCTGATTTACTTCCTTCTGATGTTACCGGTGTTTCGATCTTCAATCCTAAGGAACAAGAATTCATTTTTAGGCCAGGTCCGATAATGGGACATATTATTTTAGCCGATGAAATTAACCGGACCTCGCCGAAAACTCAGTCTGCATTGCTTGAAGCCATGGAAGAGGCAAGTGTGACGATTGATGGTGTCACAAGAGGATTGGAGAAGCCGTTCTTCGTAATGGCGACGCAAAATCCGATCGAGTACGAGGGAACATATCCGCTTCCGGAGGCTCAATTGGATAGATTCCTATTAAAAATGAAAATGGGCTATCCCGGTGTGGAAGAAGAGATAGAGGTTCTTCATAGAGCTCAATACACGGCACCGCTTGAGGAGCTGGAATCCGTCATCACCTTGAATGAATTGATAGAATTACAGGCTGAGGTAAAAGCGGTGATAGTGGATGACACAATAAAACGATACATTGTTGAATTGGCGAATCAAACACGTTCGCATGAAGGGGTCTATTTAGGGGTGAGCCCGCGTGGATCGATAGCATTGATGAAGGCAGCCCAGGCTTACGCGCTGATCCAGGGCAGGGACTATGTCCTGCCGGACGATGTTCAATATTTAGTTCCATTCGTATTTTCCCACCGGCTTATTTTGAAACCTGAAGCGAATTATGATGGCTTCGATGCTGGAATGGTGATACATGAAATTGTCGCGACAACACAAGTGCCAGTGAAGCGGGCTGTGACCTAATGCGCAAATTCATCAACATTTTAAGAGGAAATATGAGTGTGATCGGACTTGTATTACTCATGACCGTTTCCTTTTGCTATGCCATGTTTCAAGGCGGTTTTGTCAGTTGGTTCATTTTTTATTCATTTTTGCCGTTTTCTGTGTACGCTTTGATTCTGCTGTTTTATCCGCTGCATGATTTTACCGTTGAGAGAAAGGTCAATAAAAGGGAATGCCAGGCCGGCGAATCTGTTGAGATAGCATTGACGTTTACCCGTAAAAATCGGCTGCCCCTATTATTCATGGTGGTAGAGGAGGAATTGCCTCAGAAGATGGAAGATAGGGGACTCCAAAGGAAAATAATTATCTTTCCGGGATTCAAGCGTACCTTCAGCATGTCATATACCTTGGGAAATTTGCAGCGCGGAGAGCATTCGTTTCAATCGATCCGCTTTTGGATTGGGGATTTTTTCGGGCTAGTCGAAAAGGAAGCGATATATAGTTCACCTTTGAAAATAACTGTTTTTCCTCGTTATCATGAGCTTGCCTACAGTGATCTTGATCGAGTGTTCAATCAGGGGGCAGTGGTTTCAGCAAAGAAAACACAACGGGAACATTCAGTTGTCTCCGGGGTAAGGGAATATCAGCCAGGCGATCAGCTGTCATGGATTAACTGGAAGGCGACGGCTAGAACGAGTGAAATCATGACGAAGGAATTCGAAGTGCAGAAAAACCGGGATATATTCATCATGCTTGATGAAAAGCCGTCGGATTTATTCGAAGAATCCATTGAAATGGCTGCTTCCATTGCACACGCCCTGTTAAAGAAAGGCATGGAAATTGGGTATGTGAGCAGGAGATCGAGGTTAATCATACCGGCAGCAGCGGGCAATAACCAGAAACGAAAGATTTTTAACCGACTTGTTAAAGAAGAGCCGAGAGTGGCAAACGATTTGAACGAAAATGCCAGGAAGGGAATTCTTCCGGCAAATGCTGCTGTGATATTCATCGTTTCAGACTTAACCTTAGAAAAGGTGGACATATTGAGTGCTTTCCGGCCTAAACAGGGATTAATGTTATGTATGAAGAAACAGGCGGATCTTACTGATGAGGAAAGGCTGTCAAGCTCTGCAGCTGTTTCGAGGGGGATAAAGGTCAGCTTTTTTGAACATGGCCAACTTAAGTCTGACAGATCAGAGGTGATGGCGAAATGAATGTCACCACCGAAAAGTTGGAAAGCTTCATGCACGTACTCATGTATGTATTTGGTCTGTTGTTGATTACTGAATGGTTGAGGCCTGTCGATAAACTCACAGATACAGGTAATATCATCATTTTTATCGTATTTTTGCTCTATTCCCTGCTACTGCATTATTTCCGCATACATTGGTCAATCCGGTTTATTCTCATTAGTGCTTATATAATGATTTCATTACAGTTCCTCCATTCAAAAGGCGCTTTATTTCAATTATCATGGCTGAAAGAAGGATTCCTAGCGGATTTTACGGCCAATCTTGGTTTTATATATGATGGTAATTGGGAGTTGATCACAAATCCATTTCGAACGTTTCTATTTTTTGTCCTTCTGTGGCTTGTAACGTATTTGATTCATTACTGGGTGATGGTAAGACAAAGCATTTTTTTCTTTTTTATGTTAACGGTGATTTTTATATCTGTACTTGACACATTCACTCCCTATGTGGGGGATAAGGCAATGATTAGAATCATCATCATCGGGTTCTTGATGCTAGGCCTGCTGTCCCTGCTGCGACTTACGATACAGGAGCGGATCAAGTTTTCGATGGCTTCCGTCAATAAGTGGATCTTAATGCTGACCGGCATGATATTGGTGAGTGTCCTTGTCGGTTTCACTGCCCCAAAGCTCTCTCCGCAGTGGCCTGACCCAGTGCCTTATATTACCTCTTATTCTGATAAAGCGGGGAAAGAAGACGGTGGTTCGAAGCGTAAAAGTGTCGGATATGATGAAGACGATTCGGATCTTGGCGGATCGATAGAGCCGGATGGTTCCATCGTTTTTTATAATAATGCTCCTGCAGGACATTACTGGAAAGTCGAAAACAAGGATATTTATACCGGTAAAGGGTGGGTTTCCATACTGGAAACGGACTTTCACACTTTTTCCAACGGGCAGGACATTGCATCTTTAGATATTTACGACGTTCCTGAAGTGGTGACGACAGAAGAAATGACGGCAAAAGTGTCCATGACGGAATCATATTCCCATATCCTTCATCCGCAGTCCGGGTATTTAAAAAAGATTGAGGGCAAAAACGGGATGGATTTCAAATATTATGAGGGTATGGACAAAGTAATTTCTGAAAAGGATAATGGCGAACGACTGTCCATGAAAGAGTATGAGCTGGTCTATGATATGCCGAGTTTTGATATAGCTGAGTTAAGGAAAGTAACGGAACCTGACGATTCAATGGATTTATTAATGGAAAAGAACACGCAGCTTCCAGAGGGAATGCCAAACCGGATATATGAATTGGCATCCCAGCTTACAAGGAATGAAAAGAATTGGTACGATAAGGCAAAAGCCATTGAGGATTATTTTGACGGGCATGAATTCATTTATTCTAAGGACGATATTCCGTATCCTGAGAGCAACCAAGATTATGTCGATCAATTTTTATTCGAGACACAGATAGGGTATTGTGATAATTTTTCAAGTGCAATGGTCGTTTTACTCCGTGCTGCCAATATACCTGCCAGGTGGGTAAAGGGCTACACGGAAGGGGAAAAATCAATCCTTGATGGCGAATCCGTTTATAAGGTGACCAATAATAATGCACATTCCTGGGTCGAGGTTTATTTTTCAGGGATAGGCTGGGTTCCCTTCGAGCCGACAAAGGGTTTCAATGGGGAAGTTGAATTTTACGATTCGGAATTGAAACAGGAAGCGATCAAGAAGCCTGAAGAAACTCCAAATAATGAAGAGCAAACAAAGAAAGAGACCAGGGAACGCCAGGATACACCCGATAGGGAAACTCAATCATCCGAGAAAACTGGTATCAGGAACATGGATGGGTTCTTAAAATGGACTGCCAGCTCATTGTCAGGTGCATTGATTCTCGCTTCTATTGGTTATTTCTTCAGAAGGAGGTGGATTCCTCATCTGCAGATACTTCGTTATAGAAGGAAAACCGGTGCTCATTTCTCGACAGCCTATTTAATTTTATTGAAACAATTAAAACGAGCTGGTTTAGTTCGTCCGGAGGGGCAAACCCTAAGGGAGTACGCCGCCTATGTGGATGCAGTGTACGATACGGATGAGATGAGTGAATTGACGGCTGGATACGAGTTAATGATATATCGTGGAGACGTGGAAGATGGCGAATGGAAGCACTTTCAAAAAGGTTGGGAAAGCTTAATGAGAAAAACTAGCTCTTGACCAGGTTTTTATTATATTGATACAATAACAAAAACTAACTTAAACTAATATATCCTTCATATATCCTCGATAATATGGATCGAAAGTTTCTACCGAATCACCGTAAATGATTTGACTATGAAGGCGGATTTTAACAGGAAAGCTGAAAATCTGCCTTCGTCTATACTTTTTCTGTATTTTTGAGGGTGGATTTTTAGTTTTTCTTTTTTTATGATAATATTTTTTATAAGAAATTATCACTCGATTTTATGAGTGAA
This window contains:
- a CDS encoding DUF4129 domain-containing transglutaminase family protein produces the protein MNVTTEKLESFMHVLMYVFGLLLITEWLRPVDKLTDTGNIIIFIVFLLYSLLLHYFRIHWSIRFILISAYIMISLQFLHSKGALFQLSWLKEGFLADFTANLGFIYDGNWELITNPFRTFLFFVLLWLVTYLIHYWVMVRQSIFFFFMLTVIFISVLDTFTPYVGDKAMIRIIIIGFLMLGLLSLLRLTIQERIKFSMASVNKWILMLTGMILVSVLVGFTAPKLSPQWPDPVPYITSYSDKAGKEDGGSKRKSVGYDEDDSDLGGSIEPDGSIVFYNNAPAGHYWKVENKDIYTGKGWVSILETDFHTFSNGQDIASLDIYDVPEVVTTEEMTAKVSMTESYSHILHPQSGYLKKIEGKNGMDFKYYEGMDKVISEKDNGERLSMKEYELVYDMPSFDIAELRKVTEPDDSMDLLMEKNTQLPEGMPNRIYELASQLTRNEKNWYDKAKAIEDYFDGHEFIYSKDDIPYPESNQDYVDQFLFETQIGYCDNFSSAMVVLLRAANIPARWVKGYTEGEKSILDGESVYKVTNNNAHSWVEVYFSGIGWVPFEPTKGFNGEVEFYDSELKQEAIKKPEETPNNEEQTKKETRERQDTPDRETQSSEKTGIRNMDGFLKWTASSLSGALILASIGYFFRRRWIPHLQILRYRRKTGAHFSTAYLILLKQLKRAGLVRPEGQTLREYAAYVDAVYDTDEMSELTAGYELMIYRGDVEDGEWKHFQKGWESLMRKTSS